Sequence from the [Clostridium] scindens genome:
TCATACCTCTTGTTGCTGCATTGTCTGGCAGTTCAACTGTCTTGTTTACTTTTCTCAAGCCTAAAGCTTCTACAGTCTTCTTATGCTTTGGTACAGCACCAATTGTAGATTTCACTAATGTAACCTTTAAATTTGCCATCTTAATCTACCTCCTTAGCCTAAGATCTCTTCAACAGATTTACCGCGAAGCTTAGCCACTTCTTCCGGAGTCTTAACCTGGCGTAAGCCATCGATTGTAGCCAGAACTACATTCTGCTTATTGTTGGAGCCAAGAGATTTTGTACGGATATTCTTGATTCCTGCCATCTCGATTACGGC
This genomic interval carries:
- the rpmD gene encoding 50S ribosomal protein L30, with the translated sequence MANLKVTLVKSTIGAVPKHKKTVEALGLRKVNKTVELPDNAATRGMIKQVSHLVKVEEA